A single Phragmites australis chromosome 4, lpPhrAust1.1, whole genome shotgun sequence DNA region contains:
- the LOC133916530 gene encoding uncharacterized protein LOC133916530, which produces MGEGEKVMLAKPIQLADQVAKQAGWQCLRTECTELRSRAEKLAALLRQAARADLYERPAARVMADTLQALNKAAGMAARCFQSHSRLRRFFTLNPVSGLPRTLAMLDTALEDVAWLIRISSPHADDDLCGLPNIAQNEPVLGMIWDHIARLHIGGLAARADSATTLASLARDNPHYAKYIIKEDGVPPLVKLLKEGTDDGQEAAATALGLLGRDEESVDKLLHSGVCSVFAAALKEPPMRVQAAVTEAIASLAQHSQKFQDLFAQSNAVRHLVSHLASGTIQEHSRYSVGGSGSRSSTPTPVVMTDLHSIVLAKSLSVRQGGSGSSANDTPNSSVPSNRARTNQMQSFVQSAMAAKTTTNGATPPPSRPQLRSNGSNGRGSREAEDPATKARMKAMAAKALWMLARGHVGVCTSITDSRALLCFARILENGDGGAGTHLQFYSAMGIMEITRVAEHNLSLRQSAFKPSSPAAKAVVEQLLCIMRKGDDDDLLRPCITSLGCLSRTFTASETRVIGPLVELLDDREIPVTKEAVVALTKFACTENHLHVNHCKAIVDAGGARHLVQLVYLGDQLQIDALILLCYIALHVPESEELAQAGVLAVLLWASKQAHMVQDLRVEALLPDARARLELFQSRAFR; this is translated from the coding sequence ATGGGGGAGGGGGAGAAGGTGATGCTGGCGAAGCCAATCCAGCTCGCGGACCAGGTGGCGAAGCAGGCCGGGTGGCAGTGCCTCCGGACGGAGTGCACGGAGCTGCGGTCGCGCGCCGAGAAGCTCGCGGCGCTGCTGCGGCAGGCGGCGCGGGCCGACCTGTACGAGCGCCCGGCCGCGCGCGTCATGGCGGACACCTTGCAGGCGCTCAACAAGGCCGCAGGGATGGCCGCCCGGTGCTTCCAGAGCCACTCCCGCCTGCGCCGCTTCTTCACGCTCAACCCGGTCTCGGGGCTCCCGCGCACCCTCGCGATGCTCGACACCGCGCTCGAGGACGTCGCCTGGCTGATCCGCATCTCGTCCCCGCACGCCGACGACGACCTGTGCGGCCTCCCTAACATCGCGCAGAACGAGCCCGTGCTCGGCATGATCTGGGACCACATCGCGCGGCTCCACATCGGAGGCCTCGCCGCGCGGGCCGACTCGGCCACCACCCTTGCCTCCCTAGCCCGCGACAACCCCCACTACGCCAAGTACATCATCAAGGAGGACGGCGTCCCGCCCCTCGTCAAGTTGCTCAAGGAAGGGACCGATGACGGGCAGGAGGCCGCGGCCACGGCGCTCGGGCTTCTGGGCCGCGACGAGGAGAGTGTGGACAAGCTTCTCCACTCCGGGGTGTGCTCCGTCTTTGCCGCCGCGCTGAAGGAGCCGCCGATGCGCGTGCAGGCCGCGGTCACCGAGGCCATCGCGTCGCTGGCGCAACACAGCCAGAAATTCCAGGACTTGTTCGCGCAGAGCAACGCCGTCCGGCACCTGGTCAGCCACCTCGCCTCCGGAACCATCCAAGAGCACAGCAGGTACTCTGTCGGTGGGAGCGGCTCCAGGAGTAGCACTCCTACGCCGGTGGTAATGACGGACCTTCACTCCATTGTGCTTGCGAAATCGCTCAGCGTGCGCCAAGGCGGCTCTGGTTCCTCAGCCAATGACACGCCGAACTCGTCGGTACCTTCGAATCGAGCAAGAACAAACCAGATGCAGTCGTTTGTGCAATCCGCGATGGCTGCGAAGACGACGACGAACGGAGCCACGCCTCCACCTAGTAGGCCTCAGCTGAGGTCGAACGGTTCGAACGGCCGCGGGTCGCGCGAGGCTGAGGACCCGGCCACCAAGGCGCGCATGAAGGCTATGGCGGCAAAGGCTCTGTGGATGCTTGCCCGCGGCCATGTGGGAGTCTGCACAAGCATTACAGACTCTCGCGCGCTCCTCTGCTTCGCCAGGATCCTCGagaacggcgacggcggcgcgggCACGCACCTGCAGTTCTACTCCGCAATGGGAATCATGGAGATCACCCGTGTCGCCGAACACAACCTCTCGCTGCGGCAGTCCGCGTTCAAGCCCAGCTCCCCGGCAGCCAAGGCCGTCGTGGAGCAGCTCCTCTGCATCATGCGCAAGGGAGACGACGACGACCTGCTGCGCCCTTGCATCACTTCCCTCGGCTGCTTGTCGCGCACGTTCACCGCGAGCGAGACCCGCGTGATTGGCCCGCTGGTGGAGCTGCTCGACGACCGCGAGATTCCGGTCACCAAGGAGGCCGTGGTCGCGCTCACCAAGTTCGCCTGCACCGAGAACCACCTACACGTGAACCACTGCAAGGCAATCGTTGATGCCGGCGGGGCGCGACACCTTGTTCAGCTCGTGTACCTAGGAGACCAGCTGCAGATTGACGCGCTCATATTGCTCTGCTACATTGCGCTGCATGTCCCGGAGAGCGAAGAGCTCGCGCAGGCCGGGGTGCTCGCCGTGCTCCTTTGGGCGTCGAAGCAGGCACACATGGTGCAGGACCTGCGCGTTGAGGCACTGCTGCCGGACGCCAGGGCTCGGTTGGAGCTCTTTCAATCCCGGGCATTCAGGTGA
- the LOC133916531 gene encoding auxin transporter-like protein 2 has product MASAPNGSLADEKAPEAVGVGRYVEMEQDGDSNTVKSRLSGMLWHGGSAYDAWFSCASNQVAQVLLTLPYSFSQLGMLSGILFQLFYGLMGSWTAYLISILYVEYRTRKEREKADFRNHVIQWFEVLDGLLGRHWRNVGLAFNCTFLLFGSVIQLIACASNIYYINDKLDKRTWTYIFGACCATTVFIPSFHNYRIWSFLGLVMTTYTAWYLAIASLIHGQVDGVKHSGPTKMMLYFTGATNILYTFGGHAVTVEIMHAMWRPQKFKAIYLMATIYVLTLTLPSAASVYWAFGDQLLTHSNALALLPRTAFRDAAVVLMLVHQIITFGFACTPLYFVWEKLIGLHDCRSLCKRAAARLPIVVPIWFLAIIFPFFGPINSAVGSLLVSFTVYIIPALAHVITFRSASARENAVKAPPRFVGRWTGTFIINAFVVAWVLVVGFGFGGWASMTNFVHQIDTFGLFTKCYQCPPPPLAPGASLPFPPGGLSNITMPFNGTAGAGLPPAQAPSPSHFVHRHRHHSHGL; this is encoded by the exons ATGGCCTCGGCGCCCAACGGGAGCCTCGCTGACGAGAAGGCGCCGGAGGCGGTCGGCGTCGGCCGGTACGTGGAAATGGAGCAGGACGGTGATTCAAACACCGTGAAGTCGCGCCTCTCCGGCAtgctctggcacggcggctcgGCCTACGACGCCTGGTTCAGCTGCGCCTCCAATCAG GTGGCGCAGGTGCTCCTGACCCTGCCCTACTCGTTCTCGCAACTAGGGATGCTCAGCGGCATACTGTTCCAGCTCTTCTACGGCCTGATGGGCAGCTGGACCGCGTACCTCATCAGCATCCTGTATGTGGAGTACCGGAccaggaaggagagggagaaggcggATTTCAGGAACCATGTCATCCAG TGGTTCGAGGTGCTGGACGGGCTGCTCGGCAGGCACTGGAGAAACGTCGGCCTGGCCTTCAACTGCACCTTCCTGCTGTTCGGCTCCGTCATCCAGCTCATCGCTTGCGCAAG CAACATCTACTACATCAACGACAAGCTGGACAAGCGGACGTGGACGTACATCTTCGGCGCGTGCTGCGCCACTACGGTGTTCATCCCGTCGTTCCACAACTACCGGATCTGGTCGTTCCTGGGCCTCGTGATGACCACCTACACGGCGTGGTACCTTGCCATCGCCTCCCTCATCCATGGCCAG GTTGATGGCGTGAAGCACTCTGGGCCGACCAAGATGATGCTCTACTTCACCGGGGCCACAAACATTCTCTACACCTTCGGCGGGCACGCTGTTACTGT GGAGATCATGCACGCCATGTGGCGCCCCCAGAAGTTCAAGGCGATCTACCTGATGGCGACCATCTACGTGCTGACGCTGACGCTGCCGTCGGCGGCAAGCGTGTACTGGGCGTTCGGGGACCAGCTGCTGACGCACTCCAACGCGCTGGCGCTGCTCCCCCGCACGGCGTTCCGCGACGCGGCCGTCGTGCTCATGCTCGTCCACCAGATCAtcaccttcggcttcgcctgCACGCCGCTCTACTTCGTGTGGGAGAAGCTCATCGGCCTCCACGACTGCCGCAGCCTCTGCAAGCGCGCCGCCGCGCGCCTCCCCATCGTCGTGCCCATTTGGTTCCTCGCCATCATCTTCCCCTTCTTCGGGCCCATTAACTCCGCCGTCGGCTCCCTCCTCGTCAGCTTCACTGTCTATATCATCCCGGCTCTCGCTCACGTGATCACATTCCGCTCCGCGAGCGCCCGTGAG AACGCGGTCAAGGCCCCGCCGCGGTTCGTGGGTCGCTGGACGGGCACGTTCATCATCAACGCGTTCGTGGTGGCGTGGGTGCTGGTGGTCGGCTTCGGGTTCGGCGGCTGGGCGAGCATGACCAACTTCGTCCACCAGATCGACACGTTCGGGCTCTTCACCAAGTGCTACCAgtgcccgccgccgcccctcgcGCCGGGCGCCTCCCTGCCGTTCCCGCCCGGCGGCCTCAGCAACATCACGATGCCCTTCAATGGCACCGCCGGCGCGGGACTCCCTCCGGCCCAGGCTCCTTCGCCGTCGCATTTCGTCCACCGCCACCGGCATCACAGCCATGGGCTTTGA